Proteins from a genomic interval of Lolium perenne isolate Kyuss_39 chromosome 1, Kyuss_2.0, whole genome shotgun sequence:
- the LOC127308143 gene encoding very-long-chain aldehyde decarbonylase GL1-10 codes for MLPWATAAEAEAALGRAMTAPEALWFRLTATTPDYYLYCLNILFLLVVFTLAPLPVALLELRAPRAVQPYKLQPRVRLTRAEFLRCYRDVMRIFFLVIGPLQLMSYPAVKMVGIHTGLPLPSLGEIGAQLLVYFLVEDYLNYWLHRLLHGEWGYQKIHRIHHEYTAPIGFAAPYAHWAEVLILGIPSFTGPAIAPGHMITLWLWIILRQMEAIETHSGFDFPFSLTKYIPFYGGAEYHDYHHYVGGQSQSNFASVFTYCDYLYGTDRGYRFHKAYLAKLKDLAPSDGEKEDANGFSYTKFD; via the exons ATGCTGCCgtgggcgacggcggcggaggcggaggcggcgctgGGCCGCGCCATGACCGCCCCGGAGGCGCTGTGGTTCCGGCTCACGGCCACCACGCCCGACTACTACCTCTACTGCCTCaacatcctcttcctcctcgtcgtcttcacCCTCGCGCCGCTCCCCGTCGCGCTCCTCGAGCTCCGCGCGCCGCGGGCCGTGCAGCCCTACAAGCTGCAGCCGCGGGTGCGCCTCACGCGCGCCGAGTTCCTCAGGTGCTACCGCGACGTCATGCgcatcttcttcctcgtcatcggcCCGCTCCAGCTCATGTCCTACCCCGCCGTCAAG ATGGTGGGAATCCACACGGGGCTGCCGCTGCCGTCCCTGGGGGAGATCGGCGCGCAGCTGCTGGTCTACTTCCTGGTTGAGGACTACCTCAACTACTGGCTGCATCGGCTGCTGCACGGGGAGTGGGGATACCAGAAGATCCACCGCATCCACCACGAGTACACGGCGCCCATCGGCTTCGCGGCGCCGTACGCGCATTGGGCAGAGGTGCTCATACTCGGCATCCCCTCCTTTACTGGCCCAGCCATTGCGCCAGGCCACATGATTACACTCTGGCTATGGATTATACTTCGTCAGATGGAGGCCATCGAGACGCATAGTGG CTTTGATTTTCCATTCAGCCTGACAAAGTATATTCCGTTCTATGGAGGAGCAGAATACCATGATTATCATCACTATGTTGGAGGCCAAAGCCAGAGCAATTTTGCTTCTGTTTTCACGTATTGCGATTACCTATATGGGACTGACAGG GGTTACAGATTCCATAAGGCTTACCTAGCAAAG TTGAAGGACCTGGCGCCAAGCGACGGTGAGAAAGAAGATGCCAACGGGTTCAGTTACACGAAGTTCGATTAG
- the LOC127308161 gene encoding uncharacterized protein has protein sequence MSSRSPPRRDRRMRTERTSYRDAPYRRDRDSRRGPSRSASDLCNNCKRPGHFARDCTNVAVCHTCGLPGHIAAECSSKDLCWNCKEPGHMANSCTNEGICRNCGKSGHIAKDCTSPPMLPGEVKLCNNCYKPGHIAVECTNEKACNNCRKSGHLARNCTNEPVCNLCHVAGHLARECPKSDEIIERGGPPSFRGGDGMFRGGDAPFRAAGAPFRGGYSDVVCRACNQVGHMSRDCMGGAFMICHNCGGRGHMAYECPSERLLDRFPMRRY, from the exons ATGAGCAGCCGAAGCCCGCCACGGAGAGACCGAAGGATGCGTACTGAACGCACCTCATACCGTGATGCACCGTACCGGAGAGACAGGGACAGCCGCCGTGGTCCAAGCAG GTCTGCTAGTGATTTGTGCAACAACTGTAAGCGTCCAGGGCATTTTGCTAGGGATTGTACAAATGTGGCCGTCTGCCATACCTGTGGGCTTCCTGG GCATATTGCAGCCGAGTGTTCCTCCAAAGATCTCTGCTGGAACTGCAAAGAGCCTGGGCACATGGCTAACAGCTGCACAAATGAAGGGATATGCCGCAACTGCGGCAAATCAGGCCACATTGCAAAAGACTGCACTTCTCCACCAATGCTGCCTGGAGAAGTGAAGCTCTGCAACAACTGCTACAAACCAGGGCACATTGCAGTGGAGTGCACCAACGAGAAGGCCTGCAACAACTGTAGGAAGAGTGGCCATCTTGCCCGTAACTGCACCAATGAGCCTGTTTGCAACCTGTGTCATGTTGCAGGGCATTTGGCCCGTGAGTGCCCCAAATCTGATGAGATCATTGAGAGGGGTGGGCCTCCTTCCTTCCGTGGTGGTGATGGTATGTTTCGTGGTGGCGATGCTCCCTTCCGTGCTGCTGGTGCTCCCTTCCGTGGCGGCTACAGTGATGTGGTTTGCCGGGCCTGCAACCAGGTTGGCCATATGAGCCGTGACTGTATGGGTGGTGCCTTCATGATCTGCCACAACTGTGGTGGCCGTGGCCACATGGCTTACGAGTGCCCATCTGAGAGGCTCCTGGACCGATTCCCCATGCGCCGTTACTGA
- the LOC127308197 gene encoding uncharacterized protein yields the protein MSHPGCTPGGGGGATAAATWTPPYCTIVAADMSDFSYLACPACCRRAHPGHPEGVSCAACGGPAPELVYRLLLSVATHDRVLPVVLFDRAARTLLGCPADELARLFAAHRGAARAAADALQGEMCRLALREPARDGAEHLRAVSVAPLRDGFRPVVDALRTLYSRG from the coding sequence ATGTCTCACCCCGGCTGCAcccccggcggaggcggcggcgcgacggcggcggctacgTGGACGCCGCCGTACTGCACCATCGTGGCGGCCGACATGTCCGACTTCTCGTACCTGGCCTGCCCGGCATGCTGCCGCCGCGCGCACCCGGGTCACCCCGAGGGCGTCTCCTGCGCCGCCTGTGGCGGCCCCGCCCCGGAGCTCGTCTACCGCCTGCTCCTCTCCGTCGCCACGCACGACCGCGTCCTCCCCGTCGTCCTCTTCGACCGCGCCGCGCGCACTCTGCTCGGCTGCCCCGCCGACGAGCTCGCGCGCCTCTTCGCGGCGCACCGGGGCGCCGCGCGCGCCGCGGCGGACGCCCTGCAGGGGGAGATGTGCCGCCTGGCGCTGCGCGAGCCCGCGAGGGACGGCGCCGAGCACCTCCGCGCCGTCTCGGTCGCCCCGCTCCGCGACGGGTTCCGCCCGGTCGTGGATGCCCTCAGGACGCTGTACTCGCGCGGCTGA
- the LOC127308148 gene encoding uncharacterized protein → MPASGTGPGGGPPLPAEEAPEEEEPGRPHEALELGLSLGVGAAARELPVLRVVQVSSASSGEEEEEEEAGGDEEAEGEGPSLPSCPVCMNPWTAEGEHRVSCIPCGHVYGRSCLEKWLLQCGKKTATCPQCGKVYRQKNIINLYAPEIVVPNDDLEKQVLSLRQKNDTLENQQQKMIEEIKEYKRQISLQKHLINESNSKRQKMAEQSSNGARIAQSVASFRADGGSSDPCKFFLQNEYFLDGARVMGIDASSQIILASGRAAGVSIEHVLTKISMFSGHQTKVQLPPNTKALKDICIIPGGLAVFASLGKKLSLLSMTTNNIVHQYDLPAPGWSCSGLQNGPNHIYAGLQNGMLLVFDTRQTKAALHSLTGLSTHPVHTIHSVVDSSGSTKVISASSIGPCIWDVDGSENRPSLLTGTENQGVCISLACAAPSSDLIVATFRPKVELSVDGTSSQVAISQSPTLSSSGKLGCHALMRRASGTSFVKEQTCNGNVSELRMSKSAIIPSIRNNQHLFAYGDESLSGIRTWQLPSFQAFSDLKPHRRPILDLRFAQSSTGEKYLGCLSEEKLQVFRVNDH, encoded by the exons ATGCCGGCGTCCGGAACGGGCCCCGGCGGCGGGCCGCCGCTGCCGGCGGAGGAGGCgcccgaggaggaggagccggggcGGCCCCACGAGGCGCTCGAGCTCGGCCTCAGCCTCGGCGTCGGGGCGGCGGCTCGTGAGTTACCGGTTCTGCGGGTCGTGCAGGTGAGCTCTGCCAGCTcgggagaggaggaggaagaagaggaggcggGTGGGGATGAGGAGGCGGAGGGGGAGGGGCCGTCCCTCCCCAGCTGCCCCGTGTGTATGAACCCGTGGACCGCCGAGGGCGAGCATCGCGTGAG CTGCATTCCTTGTGGGCATGTCTATGGCAGGTCTTGTTTGGAGAAATGGTTATTACAGTGTGGGAAGAAAACTGCCACG TGTCCTCAGTGTGGCAAGGTATATAGGCAAAAGAACATTATCAATCTCTATGCACCAGAGATTGTTGTTCCAAATGATGATCTTGAAAAG CAAGTATTGTCATTGAGACAGaaaaatgatactcttgagaatcAA CAACAAAAAATGATTGAGGAGATAAAAGAGTATAAG aggcagatttcgttgcagaagCATTTAATAAATGAATCGAATTCGAAGCGACAG AAAATGGCAGAACAGTCATCAAACGGAGCAAGGATTGCACAGTCAGTTGCCTCATTTAGAGCAGATGGTGGCAGTAGTGACCCTTGCAAGTTTTTTCTCCAG AATGAGTATTTCCTGGATGGAGCTCGAGTCATGGGCATTGATGCATCCAGCCAGATCATATTAGCTTCTGGCAGGGCTGCTGGAGTTAGTATTGAACATGTCCTTACAAAG ATCAGCATGTTCTCTGGGCATCAAACAAAAGTGCAGCTTCCCCCCAATACAAAAGCTCTCAAGGATATCTGTATAATTCCTGGGGGGCTTGCTGTTTTTGCATCTCTTGGCAAGAAATTGTCACTTTTAAG catgaCAACCAATAATATCGTCCATCAATATGATCTACCG GCTCCTGGCTGGTCCTGTTCAGGGCTTCAAAACGGTCCAAATCACATAtatgccggattacag AATGGCATGCTTTTGGTCTTTGATACCCGCCAAACTAAAGCAGCACTGCATTCCTTAACGGGTCTATCTACACACCCAGTTCATACAATCCACTCTGTGGTAGATTCCAGTGGTTCCACGAAGGTCATCTCTGCTTCTTCCATAGGACCTTGTATTTGGGATGTAGATGGCAGCGAAAATAG GCCAAGTTTGCTTACCGGGACGGAAAACCAAGGGGTCTGCATATCTCTTGCATGTGCTGCTCCATCAAGTGATCTAATTGTGGCTACCTTCCGTCCGAAAGTTGAGTTGTCAGTTGATGGCACCTCATCCCAAGTGGCTATATCACAATCACCGACGCTCTCCAGTTCTGGAAAGCTGGGGTGTCATGCCCTCATGAGGAGGGCAAGCGGCACATCCTTCGTGAAAGAACAGACCTGCAACGGCAATGTAAGTGAGCTGCGGATGTCCAAATCTGCAATCATACCCAGCATCAGAAACAACCAGCACCTGTTTGCCTATGGCGATGAGTCGCTGAGCGGAATCCGGACGTGGCAGCTGCCTTCGTTTCAGGCGTTCAGTGATCTCAAGCCGCACCGCAGACCGATCCTTGACCTGAGGTTCGCACAGAGCTCTACCGGGGAGAAGTACCTTGGCTGCTTGAGCGAGGAGAAGCTGCAGGTTTTCAGAGTCAATGATCACTAA
- the LOC127308186 gene encoding arsenate reductase 2.2 → MARIALWLGALAYHLPTVGEWTSLFVLEGVRVRAAPANSLKLNFGPPTQLATCCATTVKSADNRSWSGAQSPRGRPISGENSPMARSVTYVSAAKLVSMARGNHRMAVIDVRDEERSYQAHIAGSHHFASGSFAARLPELVQATSGKDTLVFHCALSQVRGPSCARMFSDYLSESKEDSGIKNIMVLERGFNGWEVSGQPVCSCKDAPCKGTCC, encoded by the exons ATGGCCCGCATTGCACTTTGGCTGGGCGCGTTGGCTTACCATCTCCCCACAGTGGGAGAGTGGACGTCGTTATTTGTGCTAGAGGGGGTACGCGTCCGCGCGGCCCCTGCCAATTCTCTCAAATTAAATTTTGGTCCTCCGACCCAGCTTGCTACATGCTGTGCAAC AACTGTGAAATCTGCAGACAATAGGTCTTGGAGCGGCGCGCAATCACCAAGGGGAAGACCGATTTCTGGGGAGAATTCACCGATGGCTCGGAGCGTGACGTACGTGTCGGCGGCGAAGCTGGTGTCCATGGCGCGGGGGAACCACCGGATGGCCGTCATCGACGTCAG GGATGAGGAGAGGAGCTACCAGGCTCACATCGCGGGGTCGCACCACTTCGCCAGCGGCAGCTTCGCGGCGCGCCTGCCGGAGCTCGTGCAGGCCACCAGCGGCAAGGACACCCTCGTCTTCCACTGCGCGCTCAGCCAG GTGCGAGGCCCATCCTGTGCTCGGATGTTTTCAGACTATCTGTCAGAGTCCAAGGAAGATTCAGGGATAAAGAACATCATGGTGCTGGAACGTGGGTTCAACGGATGGGAGGTTTCAGGGCAGCCCGTCTGCAGCTGTAAAGATGCTCCTTGCAAAGGCACATGTTGCTGA
- the LOC127308178 gene encoding cytochrome c-type biogenesis protein CcmE homolog, mitochondrial-like, whose amino-acid sequence MAFSRLLPSRRLLSTLLHTPTPTPAARFTDAATATPFAHNLQPARFLSATRRAGPGAPRQPRAADIGARARQLQSRRLWTYALTFGCAAGFVVTVLATFQDQLVFYLTPTDALARFATDPAKARCRLGGLVLEGSVAHPSSSASEIEFVVTDLVTDVLVRYEGALPDLFREGHSVVVEGFLKPLTDDLRRDGAGRKVSDKAREGACFLQGTEVLAKHDEKYMPKEVGEAIERNKKQIEADAAAAAAAAAAEETPTVAADASS is encoded by the coding sequence ATGGCCTTCTCGCGCCTCCTCCCCTCCCGCCGCCTCCTCTCCACCCTCCTCCACACCCCCACCCCGACCCCCGCCGCCCGCTTCaccgacgccgccaccgccaccccgTTCGCCCACAATCTCCAGCCCGCCCGCTTCCTCTCCGCGACGCGGCGGGCGGGGCCGGGCGCCCCGCGGCAGCCCCGCGCGGCGGACATCGGCGCGCGGGCGCGGCAGCTGCAGAGCCGGCGCCTCTGGACGTACGCGCTCACCTTCGGCTGCGCGGCGGGGTTCGTGGTCACGGTGCTCGCCACGTTCCAGGACCAGCTCGTCTTCTACCTCACGCCCACGGACGCGCTCGCGCGCTTCGCCACCGACCCCGCCAAGGCCCGCTGCCGCCTCGGCGGGCTCGTGCTCGAGGGCTCCGTCGCGcacccctcctcctccgcctccgagATCGAGTTCGTCGTCACCGACCTCGTCACCGACGTCCTCGTCCGCTACGAGGGCGCGCTCCCCGACCTCTTCCGCGAGGGCCACTCCGTCGTCGTCGAGGGCTTCCTCAAGCCCCTCACCGACGACCTCCGCCGCGACGGCGCGGGCAGGAAGGTCTCCGATAAGGCGCGGGAGGGCGCGTGCTTCCTGCAGGGCACCGAGGTGCTCgccaagcacgacgagaagtaCATGCCCAAGGAGGTCGGCGAGGCCATCGAGCGCAATAAGAAGCAGATCGAGGCGGACGCGGCTGCTGcagcagctgctgctgctgccgaggaGACCCCAACTGTTGCGGCCGATGCAAGCTCGTAA